The following is a genomic window from Pan paniscus chromosome 18, NHGRI_mPanPan1-v2.0_pri, whole genome shotgun sequence.
cgggagtttgagaccagcctgaccaacatggagaaacctcatctctactaaaaatacaaaattatccgggcatggtggtgcatgcctgtaatcccagctacttgggaggctgaggcaggagaatcacttgaacctgggaggcagaggttgcggttagccgagatcatgccattgcactccagcctgggcaataagagtgaaactccgtcttaaaaaaacaaaacaaaacaaaaaaaaaacaggccgggcgctgtggctcatgcctgtaatcccagcactttgagagacaccaaggtgggtggatcacttgaggtgaggagtttgagaccagcctggccaccatggcaaaaccctgtctctactaaaaatacaaaaattagccaggcatggtggcgggcgcctgtaatcccagctactctggaggctgaggcaggagaattgcttgaacccgggaggcagaggttgcagtgagccgagattgcacgactgcactccagcttgggcgacagagtgaacctccatctcaaaaacaaaaacaaaaacaaacaaacaaaaaaaacaaggggTCTCGCAGCATTTCAGAGAACCAGACTAGTGGGATACGTGGTGGTGGGGACCTATGGACCTGGAGCCCCCAGAGCCTGGGGGTCAGCCTGGCCTCTACCTCCCCGTCCCCTCCTGTGGGGCCCTGGTGCCTCTCAGATACCAATCCCTGGTACCAGAAGGGAAGGGGTAGAAATGATTCCAGGAGCGTCCAGGTCACAGTCAGCTCAGTTACAGTCTTTATTGTAAAGAAGGTGCAGTTGGAACATGGGACACTGAAAATACACAATCTCTGGTCTttcaggagagggagagagtgatATATACAAAAATTGTAAACATGTTCACttaaatatccacacagaattGGTCTAGGCTACAATGTAACAAGGTTGTCACTCAACTGCATCTCCAGAGGGAGGTGTCTGTCTGATGAAATGTGGCAACCACGTTTGGTGTTGACTTAATGTGAAAAGCCAGCTTTGAGCAATGCATGAGTAGTCAGCTACGCAGAGGGACTCCAACCTGGGACTGGGCCAGGAAGCGGGGTGCAGGTGGAGAGGCAGGGACTGGGCCAGGAAGCCAAGGTAAAGGGAACCACACAGGGGCCATCTCGTGGGGCACGGTGGCCAGCTGGAGCCTCTGGGCCTCTCTCCTGCTGAGGGGCTTGTCTTGCCTGGCACCCAGGCATCCTTCTCCTCTCCTGGCAAGGTCTTACTGAAGGGCTAGGACACGGCTGGTGTCTTGGCCCACAGCTACCTTGTGCCTTCCTGGCCAGAACCACCCACACCTGGGTAGGGGCCGGGGCCACAGAGAGAGGAGCAGCTTGTGGAGTACTAGGAGGTGAAACCCGAAGACTGGACCATGATCACAACACTGACAGGGCTGGGCTGTTCTAGGAGCCTGTGAGAGAAAGTGGAGAGTGGCTCCGGACGGGACGCACCACCATGACAGAAACGAGACAGTCACTACCCACAGGGACATGGGATGGGAACAGTGGCCAGGATCCCCAGTCTTGGGGCGAGGGTGGTGTCTTTCCCCTGCCCCCGCTTTGTCCTGGGCAGCCCCTGCACCTGATCATAGAGGGCAGCTGGACCCCCAACACCAGAGTGAGCAGGTGTGGCCCAAGAGGGGAAAGCCTTCCCCAGGCCAGTCCATTCCAGGCTAGGGACACACGTCCTGGGCAGTGCTATCCCCTTCTCAGGACCTCAGTCCTGGGGCCAGGTGCTGAGGGACTGGGGGAACTTGGCAGGGGCAGCCCAGACACGCGGGTCCACCCCCTCTTGGCCCCGGATGGCGCAAAGCGGCCACCTACTCTGTCCCTGGCACTGAGCTGGAAGGACCCAAGGGAGGTCCCGGAGACCCTGGGGCCTGCGTTGGTGGGGTGGCCTTGGAGCCCTGGTCTGTGCCTGCCAGCCGCTAGTAGGCGGGCACCTGGTACCCTTTGGGGCTGGTGTCCAGGGTCTCGGTGAAGGGCGGGCTCTGGTAGGTCTCGGTGCCCTCCACGCCGCTGCCCACCGGATAGCCGGGGTAGGCCTGGCTCGCCCCGGTGCTCAGCTGTTCGGTGGCGAAGAGTGACATGTCGGTGCCCAGGCGGAACCGCTGCAGGGCCTTCACGGTGAGCGCCACCTGCGCGGGGCGGGGTCAGCGGGGTCAGCCGGGATCAGCCGAGCGCCCGCCCCTTCGCCCCGCCCTCCCGGGCCCCGCACTCACCCAGCTGAGGATGGAGAAGAAGCTGAAGGCGATGGCGGCCCGCGCAGCGTCCCCCGCCTGCGTCGTGGCCGGCCCTGGCGCCGTGCGCTGCCACTGATTGGTGAGGAAGCAGAAGCCCACGAACCACAGGAAGGACCAGAGTCCTGCGAACAGTGCGGCGCGTCAGGGCGACGCTCCACGCGGTGGCCCACGGCGGCCTCGCCCGGAGGAGGAAAGGTCGGTGGGCCCGAGGCTTGGGGCGCCTCACCTGGGCTCGCCGCGTGGCGCGAGGTCCCGCCTCCCTCTCCTGCGCTGACCCCGCCCACCCGGGAGCGCCAGACCCGTTCCGCGCCCAGGCTCCGCCCAGACCCGGGCCCCGCCTACCTAGAAAGTCCCGCGGCGCTCCCCGTCCAGGc
Proteins encoded in this region:
- the SYNGR3 gene encoding synaptogyrin-3 — translated: MEGASFGAGRAGAALDPVSFARRPQTLLRVASWVFSIAVFGPIVNEGYVNTDSGPELRCVFNGNAGACRFGVALGLGAFLACAAFLLLDVRFQQISSVRDRRRAVLLDLGFSGLWSFLWFVGFCFLTNQWQRTAPGPATTQAGDAARAAIAFSFFSILSWVALTVKALQRFRLGTDMSLFATEQLSTGASQAYPGYPVGSGVEGTETYQSPPFTETLDTSPKGYQVPAY